In Geobacillus kaustophilus, a genomic segment contains:
- a CDS encoding amylo-alpha-1,6-glucosidase — protein sequence MDYRVIKENDVFLLTDKDGNIPEHHPYGLGLYTKDTRFLSKWSLRINGEEPVLLASDAAQNYVATILLTNPHIERDGELILWRESVEIERKRFIYAGVLYETIKLKNYHPKPVQLEMSVHMDADFADMFIVRGFQTGEVGKRTGQTIGKRSLTFHYEGADGVERATKVSWDREEKTVKEHGEIVFDFALDRAQEQTVTLMVEPITGKTSRAKVIPPEQALQLLQQSYQRWERETANVITDERQFERLVRRGIGDLRVLLTDLGCGPFPVAGLPWFGVPFGRDSLIAALQLLPFNHEIAKGTLLTMARYQGTKVDPWRDEQPGKIMHEIRFGELANTNQIPFTPYYGTIDATPLFLVLLVEYVKWTGDFDLVRQLRLNIDAALNWIDRYGDRDGDLFVEYFQESSKGIANQGWKDSGDSIVHENGEYARAPIALVEVQGYVYHAKMGLADIFEQLQEMEKAEALRTQAEALKKRFEEQFWMEDRKFYALALDENKAPVRTITSNPGHVLFSGMLEGRRADAVIDTLLSEKMFSGYGIRTMGEGEAGYNPMSYHNGSIWPHDNSLILLGLSKLGRRREAKTVIEGLMEASMHFEYDRLPELFCGYSRSEGKPVRYPVACSPQAWAAGTPLVFVQALLGLFPNALEKNIYLSPTLLDSMNMLRVENILIGGGRLSLTITREQDNFHVQIDENTTGWDIVLR from the coding sequence ATGGATTATCGAGTGATTAAAGAAAACGATGTGTTTTTATTGACGGATAAAGATGGGAATATCCCCGAACATCATCCGTACGGATTAGGGCTGTATACAAAAGACACCCGTTTTTTGAGCAAATGGAGTTTGCGCATCAATGGAGAAGAACCCGTGCTGCTGGCGTCTGATGCGGCACAAAATTATGTCGCTACCATTTTATTGACAAACCCTCATATTGAACGGGACGGAGAGCTGATTTTGTGGCGCGAATCTGTCGAAATTGAGCGCAAACGATTTATTTATGCGGGTGTGCTCTATGAAACCATTAAGCTGAAAAATTATCATCCTAAGCCGGTGCAATTGGAAATGAGCGTGCACATGGATGCCGATTTTGCCGATATGTTTATCGTTCGCGGCTTTCAGACAGGGGAGGTGGGAAAGCGGACAGGCCAGACCATAGGAAAACGTTCGCTCACGTTCCATTACGAGGGAGCCGACGGAGTGGAACGGGCAACGAAGGTCAGCTGGGATCGAGAGGAGAAAACCGTTAAGGAACATGGAGAAATTGTTTTTGACTTTGCACTCGACCGTGCGCAAGAGCAGACGGTTACGTTGATGGTCGAACCGATCACCGGCAAAACAAGCAGAGCGAAGGTCATTCCGCCTGAACAGGCGCTTCAACTATTGCAACAATCATATCAGCGCTGGGAAAGGGAAACAGCGAACGTCATCACGGACGAACGACAGTTTGAGCGTTTAGTCCGCCGGGGCATCGGGGATTTGCGGGTGCTGCTTACGGATCTTGGCTGTGGGCCATTTCCGGTGGCCGGACTTCCGTGGTTTGGCGTTCCCTTCGGCCGGGACAGTTTGATTGCGGCCTTGCAGCTGCTCCCGTTCAACCATGAAATAGCCAAAGGCACGTTGTTGACAATGGCCCGCTATCAGGGAACGAAAGTAGATCCGTGGCGCGATGAACAGCCTGGAAAAATCATGCATGAAATCCGATTCGGTGAGTTGGCCAATACGAATCAAATTCCGTTTACCCCTTATTACGGAACGATCGATGCGACGCCGCTCTTTTTAGTTCTGTTGGTGGAGTATGTCAAATGGACCGGCGACTTCGATCTCGTCCGTCAGCTTCGACTAAACATTGATGCGGCGCTCAATTGGATTGACCGGTATGGCGACCGCGACGGCGATTTATTTGTCGAGTATTTCCAGGAGTCGAGCAAGGGGATTGCCAATCAGGGATGGAAAGATTCAGGCGATTCGATTGTGCACGAAAACGGCGAGTATGCCCGCGCGCCGATCGCCCTTGTTGAAGTCCAAGGCTACGTTTATCACGCCAAAATGGGGCTTGCGGACATTTTCGAACAGCTTCAGGAAATGGAAAAAGCAGAAGCGCTTCGAACGCAGGCGGAAGCTTTGAAAAAGCGCTTTGAAGAACAGTTTTGGATGGAAGATCGGAAATTTTATGCTCTTGCGTTAGATGAAAACAAAGCCCCTGTCAGAACAATTACATCGAACCCAGGTCATGTGTTGTTTTCAGGAATGCTTGAAGGAAGGCGGGCGGATGCCGTCATTGACACCCTTCTTTCGGAAAAAATGTTTTCGGGTTACGGCATCCGGACGATGGGCGAAGGAGAAGCGGGATATAACCCGATGAGCTATCATAATGGAAGCATTTGGCCGCATGACAACAGCCTCATTTTGCTTGGCTTAAGCAAACTGGGGCGGCGGCGCGAGGCAAAGACGGTCATTGAAGGACTCATGGAAGCATCGATGCATTTTGAGTATGATCGCTTGCCGGAGTTGTTTTGCGGCTACAGCCGGTCAGAGGGAAAACCGGTTCGCTATCCTGTCGCTTGTTCCCCACAGGCGTGGGCGGCCGGCACGCCGCTTGTGTTTGTTCAGGCGTTATTAGGATTGTTTCCTAATGCGTTGGAAAAGAATATTTATTTGTCGCCGACGTTGCTTGATTCGATGAATATGTTGCGTGTGGAAAACATCCTAATCGGCGGCGGGCGGTTGTCATTGACGATTACCCGTGAGCAGGATAACTTCCATGTCCAAATCGATGAGAATACGACAGGTTGGGATATTGTCCTTCGTTAA
- a CDS encoding anti-sigma factor domain-containing protein, translated as MKKGIVLELDEEFVTVLTPEGEFLRLKKEKECEIGEEVKANAVGRPFPFRRRPFRYALISILTAAAVLLATWIQWPSNAVYAYMSIDINPSMEAGVDAELRVLTLKAYNEEGKKVLAALPSWKRQPFSSVAKQIIALSEQKGYLKKGGEVLITTVERERDASSARKLSAALAEIHRSVADDRIVITTANSTMAVRNQAVKRGMTTGKLLQIKKKVKPAAPASIRSADGNGRKGESWKDKAKGGEKENKTPAAKEQPTQQPSKKQNDNESNPKPSKNEKQPLRKQKHSHPTKGSLSSEKESYAKWKNHRNVRPLRLGAHYEKKKGMGTAAARRGIAAQPTPTAI; from the coding sequence GTGAAAAAGGGAATTGTGCTGGAGCTGGATGAAGAATTCGTCACTGTATTGACGCCGGAAGGGGAATTTCTTCGATTGAAAAAAGAGAAAGAATGCGAGATTGGAGAAGAGGTCAAAGCGAATGCGGTTGGCCGTCCTTTTCCGTTTCGCCGCCGTCCGTTTCGATATGCGCTCATCAGCATTCTGACGGCGGCCGCGGTGCTTCTGGCGACTTGGATTCAATGGCCTTCCAATGCGGTGTACGCATACATGTCGATCGACATCAACCCAAGTATGGAAGCGGGCGTCGACGCGGAGCTGCGTGTGTTGACGCTGAAGGCTTACAATGAGGAAGGAAAGAAGGTGTTGGCGGCGCTTCCTTCTTGGAAACGTCAACCGTTTTCTTCGGTAGCGAAACAAATCATTGCATTAAGCGAACAAAAGGGGTATTTAAAGAAAGGCGGGGAAGTGCTGATTACGACGGTGGAGAGGGAGCGCGACGCCTCTTCGGCGCGGAAGCTGTCTGCAGCGCTCGCGGAAATCCATCGGTCAGTGGCGGATGACCGGATTGTCATTACCACGGCCAATAGTACGATGGCAGTGCGCAACCAAGCTGTCAAACGGGGGATGACAACCGGAAAACTATTGCAAATCAAGAAAAAGGTGAAACCGGCTGCGCCAGCATCCATCCGCTCGGCAGATGGAAACGGCCGGAAAGGAGAAAGTTGGAAAGATAAGGCTAAAGGCGGAGAAAAAGAAAACAAAACGCCAGCGGCCAAAGAACAACCGACACAACAGCCGTCAAAGAAACAGAACGATAACGAGTCAAACCCGAAGCCATCAAAAAACGAAAAACAGCCGCTGCGCAAGCAGAAACATTCTCATCCGACCAAAGGAAGCCTTTCTTCTGAAAAAGAAAGTTATGCGAAATGGAAAAACCATAGGAATGTCCGCCCGTTGCGGCTAGGCGCTCATTATGAAAAGAAAAAGGGAATGGGGACGGCAGCAGCAAGGAGGGGCATCGCCGCCCAGCCGACGCCCACCGCCATTTGA
- a CDS encoding carbohydrate ABC transporter permease has protein sequence MKRRTGIGKALLYVILVGYATITIIPFLWALSSSFKTLEEIVSGTISLIPKQFTLDNYKQIFVEQELFPRWLFNSIVIAVSVTMLNLLFNSMAGYALARLQFPGRKSLFLIILAVLMIPAQVTMIPNYLILKQLGWLNSYQGMIVPTMVNATFIFMMRQFFINFPKELEEAAELDGLGRLGIFFRIVLPLARPALAAQAIFVFMGSWNDFMRPLIILSDPQLFTLPLGLNSFKGQYISYWNYIMAASMVFTMPVLVIYAFFNRYFIKGISFTGGK, from the coding sequence ATGAAAAGAAGAACAGGCATTGGGAAAGCTCTGCTGTATGTTATTCTTGTCGGATACGCGACAATCACAATTATTCCATTTTTATGGGCATTGTCTTCTTCTTTTAAAACACTTGAAGAGATTGTCAGCGGAACAATATCTTTGATTCCGAAACAATTTACACTTGATAATTATAAGCAGATTTTTGTTGAACAGGAGCTGTTCCCGCGTTGGTTGTTCAACAGCATAGTGATTGCCGTTTCCGTGACTATGCTCAACTTGTTATTCAATTCCATGGCTGGCTATGCATTGGCCCGGTTGCAATTCCCCGGAAGAAAATCATTATTTTTGATCATTTTGGCTGTGTTAATGATTCCAGCGCAAGTGACGATGATTCCGAACTATTTGATTTTGAAGCAGCTCGGCTGGCTGAACTCGTACCAAGGAATGATCGTGCCGACGATGGTGAACGCCACGTTTATTTTCATGATGCGACAGTTTTTTATCAACTTCCCGAAAGAGTTGGAAGAGGCGGCGGAACTTGATGGACTCGGACGTCTCGGGATCTTTTTCAGGATTGTTCTTCCGCTCGCTCGTCCGGCGTTGGCGGCTCAAGCTATTTTTGTGTTTATGGGATCATGGAACGACTTTATGCGTCCGCTCATTATTTTGTCCGACCCGCAATTGTTTACACTGCCGCTTGGACTTAACAGTTTCAAAGGGCAATATATCAGCTACTGGAACTACATTATGGCTGCATCAATGGTGTTTACCATGCCTGTATTGGTTATTTACGCCTTTTTCAATCGCTATTTTATTAAAGGGATTTCATTCACAGGTGGAAAATAA
- a CDS encoding ABC transporter substrate-binding protein: protein MGKTKWMAALGITTMLFGSLLAGCGGGEKSEKANGGSKQGEKVEVTLAGWGGNPSEQKLLRQTLDDFEKKHPNIKVKYEVIADQYMDVIKTRLAGGQGPDVFYLDAFEAPALIETGALEPLDKYVTDDFDINDFEKPMLDAFKGKDGKIYGFPKDYSTLALFYNKKMFEEAGVEVPKTWDELREAAKKLTKGKQVYGFGVAPELARLYYIAESKGGKVVTDNKASFADPKVVEALQPIVDMHLKDKSAAQPNEVGATWGGEMFGQGKAAMVIEGNWAIPFLQDTFPNLEFGTAEVPMINGKKATMAYTVAYVMNKDSKKKEAAWELISYLTGKEGMKTWTSKGYALPTRKSVAAELGFDKDPLRAPLVAGASYATVWQNGTNLPIIVNNFNNQFVSAFLGERPLADALKEAEKTANREIESK, encoded by the coding sequence ATGGGCAAAACAAAGTGGATGGCAGCGCTAGGCATCACAACGATGCTGTTTGGCAGCCTTTTGGCCGGTTGCGGCGGTGGTGAGAAAAGCGAGAAGGCAAACGGGGGGAGTAAGCAAGGCGAGAAAGTAGAAGTCACGTTAGCTGGCTGGGGCGGCAATCCGAGCGAGCAAAAGTTGCTGCGGCAAACGCTTGACGATTTTGAGAAAAAACACCCTAATATTAAGGTCAAGTATGAAGTCATTGCCGACCAGTATATGGATGTCATCAAAACCCGTTTAGCGGGTGGGCAAGGGCCGGATGTGTTTTACCTTGATGCATTTGAAGCCCCAGCTCTGATTGAAACAGGGGCGCTTGAGCCGCTTGACAAATATGTAACGGACGATTTTGACATTAACGATTTTGAAAAGCCGATGCTTGATGCGTTTAAAGGGAAAGACGGGAAAATTTACGGGTTCCCGAAAGACTATTCGACGCTAGCACTGTTTTACAATAAAAAGATGTTCGAAGAAGCAGGCGTTGAAGTCCCGAAAACTTGGGATGAACTGCGGGAAGCGGCGAAGAAGCTGACAAAAGGGAAACAAGTATACGGATTTGGCGTTGCACCGGAACTGGCGCGCTTATACTACATTGCTGAATCCAAAGGCGGCAAAGTTGTGACGGATAATAAAGCGAGCTTCGCTGATCCGAAAGTCGTCGAGGCGCTCCAGCCGATCGTTGATATGCACTTAAAAGATAAGTCGGCAGCCCAACCTAATGAAGTTGGAGCCACATGGGGCGGCGAGATGTTCGGTCAGGGCAAAGCTGCTATGGTGATTGAAGGAAACTGGGCGATTCCATTTTTACAAGACACGTTCCCGAATTTAGAATTCGGTACAGCGGAAGTTCCAATGATCAATGGCAAAAAGGCGACGATGGCGTACACAGTGGCTTATGTCATGAACAAAGACTCGAAAAAGAAAGAAGCGGCTTGGGAGCTCATCTCGTATTTGACTGGCAAAGAAGGCATGAAAACATGGACGAGCAAAGGGTATGCTTTGCCAACGCGGAAATCGGTCGCTGCTGAATTGGGATTTGACAAAGATCCGTTGCGGGCGCCATTAGTCGCCGGAGCATCGTATGCAACGGTATGGCAAAACGGAACGAACTTGCCGATTATTGTCAACAACTTTAATAACCAATTTGTCAGTGCTTTTCTAGGGGAACGCCCACTTGCTGATGCGTTAAAAGAGGCAGAAAAAACAGCAAACCGTGAAATCGAAAGCAAGTAG
- a CDS encoding carbohydrate ABC transporter permease, with the protein MKQAFTKKMKRETGTAYLFLSPTLFVLLLFIIGPIVFAIFLAFHKVQLLGTMSFKFVGLDNFVRMIDDTRAKIALWNTLKYVAIVVPCQTMLALVLAAALNAGLKGEKFFRIVYFLPTLTSSAVLTLIFMWMYNQNGLINRVLESVGLPTYNWIGDPDVALNAIMIMNIWATAPYFMVIYLAALQDIPDSLYEAAELDGANAWQKFWHITVPYLRPVTSFVVIMGLIGTFQLFDQSYIFSAGSGGPNNSTLTVVLLIYQYAFKTLGTMGYAAALAVALAIIILIATLLQRKLSKEESLY; encoded by the coding sequence ATGAAACAAGCTTTCACGAAAAAAATGAAACGAGAAACGGGGACAGCTTACTTGTTCTTATCTCCGACGTTATTTGTACTCCTTTTATTCATCATCGGCCCCATTGTGTTTGCTATTTTTTTGGCGTTCCATAAGGTGCAACTATTAGGGACAATGTCGTTCAAGTTTGTGGGGTTGGACAACTTTGTTCGCATGATTGATGATACGCGGGCAAAAATCGCTCTATGGAATACACTGAAATACGTAGCTATTGTCGTTCCATGCCAGACGATGTTAGCCCTTGTATTGGCTGCTGCCTTAAATGCTGGGTTGAAAGGGGAAAAGTTCTTCCGCATCGTTTACTTTTTGCCGACCTTGACTTCCTCAGCAGTACTGACGCTCATTTTCATGTGGATGTATAACCAGAACGGTTTAATTAATCGCGTTCTTGAATCGGTTGGGTTGCCGACGTACAACTGGATCGGTGATCCGGACGTTGCGCTGAATGCCATTATGATCATGAATATTTGGGCGACAGCCCCTTACTTTATGGTCATCTATTTGGCGGCGTTGCAAGATATTCCTGATTCGTTGTATGAAGCAGCGGAGCTGGACGGCGCGAACGCTTGGCAAAAGTTTTGGCACATCACTGTTCCGTATTTGCGCCCAGTTACGTCATTTGTCGTCATCATGGGATTAATTGGGACGTTCCAATTGTTTGATCAATCGTATATCTTCTCAGCTGGATCCGGGGGTCCAAATAACTCCACGTTGACGGTTGTTCTCCTTATTTACCAGTATGCGTTCAAAACGTTGGGAACGATGGGGTATGCGGCTGCACTGGCAGTTGCATTGGCCATCATTATTTTAATTGCGACATTGTTACAGCGGAAGTTGTCAAAAGAGGAATCCCTTTATTAA
- the sigI gene encoding RNA polymerase sigma factor SigI: MKRVFGTLLKRRERTLERTVAEIQRGNEALRNELIRQYKPFIVKTVSSVCKRFIREEDDEASIGLIAFNEAIEKYALHKGGSFLSFAELLIKRRLIDYIRKEVRTREAIWHVENGEDGEQATQTYVDAKLSVEEFYRQIEQEQRREEILHYQQVLKQFGIHFHDLVEQSPKHKDARLNAIRVAELLVANDEWLALLFRKKQLPIKQLETMASVSRKTIERNRKYIIAVAVILAGDYLYLKDYIKGVLSS; the protein is encoded by the coding sequence GTGAAAAGGGTGTTTGGGACATTATTGAAAAGAAGAGAGAGAACGCTTGAACGGACAGTTGCGGAAATTCAGCGGGGAAATGAAGCGTTGCGCAATGAGCTCATCCGGCAATATAAGCCGTTTATCGTCAAAACAGTCTCAAGTGTATGCAAGAGGTTCATCCGCGAGGAAGATGATGAGGCGAGCATCGGGCTGATCGCGTTTAACGAAGCGATTGAAAAATACGCGTTGCACAAAGGAGGCTCCTTTCTGTCGTTTGCGGAGCTGCTCATTAAGCGGCGCCTCATCGATTACATTCGCAAAGAGGTGAGAACGCGAGAGGCCATATGGCATGTCGAGAATGGAGAAGACGGCGAGCAGGCGACGCAAACGTATGTAGATGCGAAATTATCGGTTGAGGAGTTTTATAGGCAAATCGAACAGGAACAGCGTCGGGAAGAAATTCTCCATTACCAGCAAGTGTTGAAACAATTCGGCATTCATTTTCACGATTTAGTCGAGCAATCGCCAAAACATAAAGACGCCCGCCTCAACGCTATTCGTGTGGCTGAACTGCTTGTTGCGAATGATGAATGGCTCGCCCTGTTGTTTCGAAAAAAGCAGCTGCCAATCAAACAGCTGGAAACGATGGCGTCGGTCAGCCGCAAGACGATTGAGAGAAATAGAAAATACATTATTGCGGTCGCGGTCATTTTGGCAGGCGATTACCTTTACTTAAAGGACTATATAAAAGGGGTGCTTTCATCGTGA
- a CDS encoding alpha/beta-type small acid-soluble spore protein, producing the protein MARSSNKLLVPGIEQALEQIKYEIAQEFGVQLGAGTVSRANGSVGGEITKRLVAQAQSELAGRKTE; encoded by the coding sequence ATGGCTCGTTCAAGCAACAAACTGCTTGTTCCAGGCATCGAACAAGCGTTGGAACAAATCAAATACGAAATCGCCCAAGAGTTTGGCGTACAGCTCGGGGCTGGCACGGTTTCTCGCGCCAACGGCTCCGTCGGCGGAGAAATTACGAAACGGCTTGTGGCCCAAGCGCAAAGCGAGCTGGCAGGCCGGAAAACGGAATAA
- a CDS encoding LacI family DNA-binding transcriptional regulator, which produces MTTIKDIAKAAGVSITTVSRALNGYSDVNEKTRQKIIDIAKQLNYSPNTLARGLVMNKSKTIGLLVSGLTRESAKDNFTFEVLAGVNEYVSEVDYDMVLFSTTSTKQREKTYTQLCRERRVDGAILQGIRTDDPYLHEVVESEIPCVLIDIPIESKTVGYVTTDNVLGAKKAVRHLIELGHKRIAMINGYEYAFVSEQRVKGFKEALIEAGLPVREYWIANGAFREEIAAREALRLLQQYPEITAFFCASDLMALGVIKAVKQLGKRVPDDVAVIGYDDIILASYSSPALSTIAQDKFAMGYEAAKLLIDMLEGNAQSYVKILETELKIRGSTVKKD; this is translated from the coding sequence GTGACAACCATTAAAGATATTGCCAAGGCAGCGGGAGTTTCGATTACGACGGTTTCACGCGCGCTGAACGGCTATTCCGATGTGAATGAAAAAACGAGGCAAAAAATCATTGATATCGCGAAGCAGTTGAACTACAGCCCCAATACACTGGCGCGCGGGCTTGTCATGAATAAATCGAAGACGATCGGGCTGCTCGTTTCTGGATTAACAAGGGAAAGTGCCAAGGATAATTTTACCTTTGAGGTGTTGGCCGGCGTCAATGAGTATGTCAGTGAAGTCGATTATGATATGGTGCTGTTCAGCACGACATCGACCAAGCAAAGAGAAAAAACGTATACACAGCTTTGTCGGGAGCGGCGCGTCGATGGGGCGATTTTGCAAGGGATTCGTACGGATGACCCGTATTTGCATGAGGTTGTGGAAAGCGAAATTCCATGTGTCCTGATTGATATTCCCATCGAGTCCAAAACCGTTGGCTATGTGACAACGGACAATGTGCTGGGTGCGAAAAAAGCGGTGCGTCATTTAATTGAGCTCGGGCATAAACGGATCGCTATGATCAATGGATATGAATACGCATTTGTGAGCGAACAGCGGGTGAAAGGATTCAAGGAGGCGTTGATTGAAGCAGGTTTGCCCGTACGCGAATATTGGATTGCCAATGGAGCGTTCCGCGAAGAAATCGCGGCGCGGGAGGCATTGAGGCTGCTTCAGCAATATCCAGAAATTACGGCTTTCTTTTGTGCAAGCGATTTAATGGCGCTAGGTGTCATCAAGGCAGTAAAACAGCTTGGAAAGCGGGTTCCGGACGATGTGGCCGTGATTGGCTACGATGACATTATTTTAGCGTCCTATTCATCGCCTGCACTCTCCACCATCGCTCAAGACAAATTTGCCATGGGATATGAGGCCGCCAAACTGTTGATTGATATGCTGGAAGGCAACGCTCAGTCCTATGTCAAGATTCTGGAAACAGAACTGAAAATACGGGGGTCGACGGTGAAAAAAGATTGA
- a CDS encoding B12-binding domain-containing radical SAM protein, whose amino-acid sequence MNIVCTTLNAKYIHMNLAIRYLKAYAQPEFDVKLVEYTIKDPVLNIVTDLYQRRPDVVGFSCYIWNIEETIKVVKLLKKAAPNIVIVAGGPEVSYDVREWMERVPELDFIVIGEGEETFKQLLFALEGRGELAQVAGLAFRDGERIVVNPQRNKLRLADMPSPFRFPEDVPQLPNRIVYVETSRGCPFSCQFCLSSIEVGVRYFDREKIKDDLRYLMKHGARTIKFVDRTFNISRSYAMDMFRFLIDEHVPGTVFQFEITADIMRPEVIEFLNKEAPPGLFRFEIGVQSTNDEVNRLIMRKQNFTKLARTVTMIKEGGKIAQHLDLIAGLPEEDYNSFRKTFNDVFALRPEELQLGFLKLLRGTGLRLRAEEYGYVYMDHAPYEVLANNVLSFDNVIRIKQVEDVLEKYWNAHRMDETIEYLVTDVFPSPFDFFQQFGAYWDERGWARIGHQLEDLFRRLHEFLRTYAPDALPVAESLMKYDYLRGQKYKPRKPWWEEKTEKTTRTTVYRALLERPEALGEDFAALGLGEKELFKHTIVEIVPVDVGRYIAAKQLAFARTAIVAYFDPSGAGATLFSAPLSALSSSSSV is encoded by the coding sequence ATGAACATCGTCTGTACAACATTAAATGCCAAATACATTCATATGAATTTGGCCATTCGCTATTTAAAAGCATACGCGCAGCCAGAGTTTGACGTCAAGCTTGTTGAGTATACGATCAAAGACCCAGTGCTGAACATTGTGACCGATTTGTACCAACGCCGTCCGGATGTCGTCGGTTTCAGCTGCTACATTTGGAACATTGAAGAAACGATCAAAGTCGTCAAATTGTTGAAAAAAGCAGCGCCGAATATTGTCATCGTCGCCGGCGGCCCGGAAGTGTCGTACGATGTGCGTGAATGGATGGAGCGGGTGCCGGAATTGGATTTTATCGTCATCGGGGAAGGGGAAGAAACGTTTAAACAGCTGCTTTTTGCCTTAGAAGGCCGCGGAGAACTGGCACAGGTCGCCGGACTGGCATTTCGCGACGGAGAGCGCATCGTCGTCAATCCGCAGCGAAACAAACTGCGTCTCGCTGACATGCCGTCGCCGTTTCGCTTTCCAGAAGATGTTCCGCAACTTCCGAACCGGATCGTCTATGTCGAAACGAGCCGCGGCTGCCCGTTCAGCTGCCAGTTTTGCCTCTCCTCGATCGAAGTCGGCGTCCGCTATTTTGACCGTGAAAAAATCAAGGACGATTTGCGCTATTTAATGAAGCACGGGGCGCGGACGATCAAATTCGTCGACCGAACGTTCAACATCAGCCGCAGCTATGCGATGGACATGTTCCGCTTTTTAATTGACGAGCATGTGCCGGGAACCGTGTTCCAGTTTGAAATTACCGCCGACATTATGCGCCCAGAGGTCATCGAGTTTTTAAACAAGGAGGCGCCGCCCGGGCTGTTCCGCTTTGAAATCGGCGTCCAGTCGACGAATGACGAAGTGAACCGGCTCATTATGCGCAAGCAAAACTTCACCAAATTGGCGCGGACGGTGACAATGATCAAAGAAGGCGGGAAAATCGCCCAGCATTTGGATTTGATCGCCGGCCTGCCTGAAGAAGACTACAATTCGTTTCGAAAAACGTTTAACGACGTGTTCGCCCTTCGTCCGGAGGAACTGCAGCTTGGCTTTTTGAAACTGCTGCGCGGCACTGGGCTGCGCCTGCGCGCCGAGGAGTACGGCTATGTGTATATGGACCATGCGCCATACGAAGTACTCGCCAACAACGTCTTGTCGTTTGATAACGTCATCCGCATCAAGCAAGTGGAAGACGTGCTCGAAAAGTATTGGAACGCCCATCGAATGGACGAAACGATCGAGTACTTGGTGACCGATGTGTTCCCATCGCCGTTTGACTTTTTCCAGCAGTTTGGCGCGTATTGGGATGAGCGCGGCTGGGCGCGCATCGGCCATCAGCTTGAGGATTTATTCCGCCGCCTGCATGAGTTTTTGCGTACGTACGCGCCGGATGCCTTGCCTGTCGCCGAATCGCTCATGAAATACGACTACTTGCGTGGACAGAAGTATAAGCCGCGCAAGCCGTGGTGGGAAGAAAAAACGGAGAAAACGACGCGCACGACCGTCTACCGCGCGCTGCTTGAGCGCCCCGAGGCGCTTGGGGAGGACTTTGCCGCCCTCGGGCTTGGGGAAAAAGAGCTGTTTAAACATACAATCGTCGAAATCGTGCCGGTCGATGTCGGCCGCTATATCGCCGCGAAGCAGCTCGCGTTTGCGCGAACGGCCATCGTCGCCTATTTCGATCCGTCCGGCGCCGGTGCCACGCTGTTTTCTGCACCGCTGTCCGCCCTGTCCTCCTCGTCATCTGTCTGA